Genomic window (Candidatus Neomarinimicrobiota bacterium):
CGACCATTGATGGTGATTCCGCCTTTTCCCGGCGTCATATAGACTCGGGCGACAGATTCTTTACGACGGCCCACAGTATTATATACTGGATTTGCCATTAAATATCCAATTCTTTTGGTTGTTGCGATTCATGGGGATGCTCAGGACCATTATATACCTTAAGGTGCTTAATAATAGCCCGCCCCAAGCGGTTTTTAGGAAGCATTCCCCACACGGCCTTTTCCACAATCCGTTCAGGATGTGTTCGGCGCATGTGATCCAATTTTGTAAAGGTCGTCGCGCCAGGATATCCGGAGTGCTTGAAATAGATTTTATCAGATTCCTTTGCACCAGAAACTTTAACCTTATCCGCATTGACGACAACCACAAAATCTCCCATATCCATATGGGGAGTAAAAGTGGGTTTATGCTTTCCTCGTAAAATTTTTGCTACTTCACTGGCGAACCTGCCCAAGGTTTTACCTTCAGCGTCGGCTACATACCAGTCTTTTTGTATTTCGTTTGCTTTGAGTGATCTTGTTTTCATGATTTTCAGTTAAAATATAGCCCGAAAAGTTAGTCTCTACTTTCA
Coding sequences:
- the rplM gene encoding 50S ribosomal protein L13, encoding MKTRSLKANEIQKDWYVADAEGKTLGRFASEVAKILRGKHKPTFTPHMDMGDFVVVVNADKVKVSGAKESDKIYFKHSGYPGATTFTKLDHMRRTHPERIVEKAVWGMLPKNRLGRAIIKHLKVYNGPEHPHESQQPKELDI